TGCAAATATACATCCTATGCTCCATATATCAATGGCGGGAGTATACTAcatgagagaaagaacagaatATACAATTTAATCCTCAGCTTGTAATGTcataataaacatttaaatgtTACACAGAGAAAATAAAGAATCGGATTTTACTTTGGAGAAGAAAGAGCCACAAAGTCCTGGCGCACGGTCCAATCAACAAAACAGACACCGCGATCGCCGCACCTCCGGCGACTATAAACGGTCTCCGCCGACCGTACTTGCTCGCGCACCTTCGGATACTGATAAGAAACAATAAGAAACAATCAAATAGACATCTCTTTTAAAACCAAACGCAGAAACTGATAAACAAACAATGTATCAAATACTCATGCTATGATCTTATAAAGTTCAAAGAGTTAGCATGAGAGGAGAGATTATACCATTATTTTTCCATCAAGAAGCAATGATACCATTTCTTTTAAAACCAAAGATTGCTCTCTGCTCTCTGCATCCAAAACCAAATCCCAATTTCAGTTCACGATTGAAACGCAAACGATGCCTCAGTTAATCTCTGCTCTCTGCTCTCGCCTCATCAAGATCACGATCCTCTGCGGATTCGTCACCATCCTCGTCCTACGCGGCACGATCAGCGTCGGGAACCTCGGGAGCTCGAGCGCCGACGCGGTTAACCAGAACATCATGTGTGAGTTTGCGTTGGTCTCCGCCAACCGTACTTGCTCGCCACAGCTTTGGCGACTATAATCAGAActcatctttttcttttcagtttgAATCCAAtcgtctcttctctctctctccaaaagACGATTCGATTTGTCTTGCAAACCCCCTTCGGATAAAAATCAGAActcatctttttcttttcacttTGATCCAATTGTCTATTCTCTCTGTCTCCACAGACGACGATTCAAAAGAACTTTTGGAAACATCAACGAAGAgagaccaattttttttttccttttcgcTTAAAAAGCATTACCCAATACGAAATAGACACGTATGGGGTGCTTACCATTTCTTAAAGTGCTTTGTTTAGCAGCTGTTCTATCCtcttatgtatttttttatttatttattttagttttttttttaagagacCTTTGTTAAAGCCTCCCGATGGAGGTGGTCTAACATCCGCCCTCGTACGTAGTAGGTCAGTTCCAATACAGACATTCCGATAAGATGATTGAATTTGGTAGTTTTTTCTCTGTTTGTTGGCCGCCCAAAGATTTAAATAATGAGAATGACTAATATATTCTTCCAATCCATAAACTCTCATCATTTTATCAGCCCCATTCGGTTAGACTCTTTCTTATCAAAGATGGTTTAAACCCGAGTTGACGCTCAAGAGCTGAGATTGCTTAAAAGTAGCCCCAAACAATATCGAACCGACAAATAAAAGCTAACATGAGACCATTGGCAGTCTTGTTATGATTGATGATCCAAAACTAAATCTTCATTTTTAGCATATGTAACCATTTGTTTGTATGTGACAGGAAAAAAAacgtttgtttgtttgtttctttccaaaaaaaaaacaataagaacAAAAGTTCAACAGCTTCGGTTTCAGGTAAATCATGGTATTTTATTTATGAGAAAGGGACTAACGAAAAatcaagaacacaaaaacaaGAAGATGGATGATAACAAAAACATCATCAAAGCCCTAGCTCGGTGGTGTCTTGTTCTGCAAGCCATCATGGTATCTTCCAACACCGTGGCTCTCAAGGAACCAGACTACGTAAACATGAACATAACAATACGTAATGCAATGACCGGGCTGCTCCGCCCGGAAGTCGTCTATCGGTGCCAGTCCAGACGCAAAGATTATGGTTGGCATCGATCTACAAAACCAGGAACTCAGTTTTCATTTCCAATCATTCTCATTAAAGGCGAAAGCAAGATACCGGCGATTCACATCTGCCGTTTCCGGTCCGCTTTAGGAACCGCCACACTCGTGATAGAAAACACTTATCTCGACGCCGAGATGTGTCCTAAATCTTCATGTGCTCATGAAGCGACACCGAAAGGGATCTTGTTTAGAGGCCTTGAATGGGATTTCAAAACCGTGTTTCCAAAGCTCAAACCAGTTGAGTATCTAGAATTGCCGTGGACACCTTGGCCAAACAGAATATGAatttttcatcatattttttttctttccttttgtattCATTCTAATTATAGAAGTTCAAAATTCATTATCATAAGAAGTTTGTCCATACCATGCTACATTTATGCGTTGGAGAAactgtttctttttgttctgTTAATAGTGTTTATAGAGACCCACCAAAGCTCGATTTATTGAGAAGAACTATAGGTTTATTCGCAGTAGGAGATGTAGGAGGAGCAGAGTTTGAGAGAATTATTCAACTTCTAGAAGATAATTTATGCAGGGAATTAACTATATATTAAGGATCAGATCAAAGCCATTCTCTTCTTTTGAGCTTCAGTAGGTAACTTTACGTTAGTGGCCAAACCAATAGCCTCAAGAAACCTAATGAGACACCAATTAACGTCGAGCTGCCACCACTCGAGTCCATGCCTAGCCGAGAACTGGAACGCATGATGATTGTTATGCCAACCATCGCCAAGTGTTAAAATCGCTACCCACCTGATTTAATTTATCGACAGTTTATTAATATTCATTTGATTAGtattattttgtgaaaatattCCCACATATGTTTATGTATAGACATTAGTACCAATTGTTTTTGGAGAAGTCAGGTGTGTTCCAAGCTCGTGTTCCCCATATATGGCAAACTGAGTTCACCAGAAAAGTCGCGTGGAGTCGAGCCACAGTTGCCACACCCTGCCATTGCCAATTCTctcataattttaatttcttcctctttttttgttagtagaattttaaaagataataatgtgttttgatttgaaaatatattgtgGCCCGCAAACTAAGTTCTTGTCCCATCCTGTTAGACCGTCTCAGACTCTTAGGTATTCTATATGTCAATTTGCTTAAATTATTATAtcactataaaaatatataacgaTAATAGTAATATAGTATTATAAGTGAAATTAAGAAGAggagtaatttttttattttgagaaaGGGCTTAGAAGAGGAGTAATTGTCCTTACAATTCCCCAAACGAGGAAGGGCACGCCTCCACATAAATAGAGCAGAAGCGCATATGCCATTAAATGCAAAACGAAGGTTCGGTGAAGAAACCTGTAAAAGGGCTCTCTCACAAGGTCATTTGCATTCTCATATCCACCACACTGCATCCAATGATTTAGTCCGGGTTAGGTTTGTCTCCCCCATATAAGGCCATTCCTATTTAACAAATACTCTCTTTGTtcctgaaagtaagattttctatagtatgcacgcttattaaaaatttaataaatgtttataatttaatttattttttatttttttatacactttccaataacttctgaccaataaaatttaatcaattcaaatattctcaattaatgttcctcaaaagtataaaaagtaccttaacaatatcgaaaatctatctttgtagaacaaaaaaaaaatctaaaacatattactttcgggaacggaggTAGTATGATTTTTTAAAGTACCAGATTGAAGATAGAACCAGTATCAAATATCCACGTTATGTGGCTAAACCAAAACCCTTGTGTAGGGCTGTGTGGGTCACGTTGTGTATCACAATGTTTATGATGGTACCGATGGTTGCTCACCCACTCTATTGGGGCTCCCTGCACACACAATTTACAAGTGACGACTACAAATAAGTTATAGTGTTAATATCAAATAATCATCTATTCatctttataatatataaaagtgaAACCTGAAAAGCCAGAACGCCGCCATAAGCAAATAGATACTCAAGCCATTTCGGTAGATTGAAACTTCGGTGAGAAAGATTCCTATGATAAGACAAGGTGATGCAGATTCCAATGATCACACTGAGCCAAAGGCAAAGCTTAAAGGCTGACCAGTTGAAGTGAAATGGAGCCAAGAGGCTTAGCAAATGAACCCCAACGACTCTGACTAGCTTTCTCACGTCCCTAGAATTCCAACTCCTTTCCAAAAATGCACTCTTCTTTCTCACCACCACAACATCCGACAAGGGAAGTCTCCAGGAACTCTCAACCGGAACTGGTACACCGtgaacagccacgaacatctGTTCCTTGTGAATCACTGATCTCCTCGTTTGGATGTAGAAGAGTTGGGTGTGTGCTAAGCGAGCAgggcattattattattactattggGGTTATGTTTTTTTACAAATGGTGAAAAGGGAGAAACCGCTTTCAGAGTTGTAGATAGATACGCCATGGGTTTTGGTTGTCAAATTTGATGCATGTACATGCATACTCATGTGCTACTATAGTCTATATATACTCTGGAAGTGACTTAAATTTTACCAGTAAATGCCACATTAGTTTgaacatatatgatatatcattCATCTCCAGTTAATTATttgcagtaaaaaaaaaaaagaacggtTGTGCTGATGGCACGTCTCACTCACGTAGTAATGGTTGTCGGTTGATGAGTTATATGAGTATATACATTCAACGAACAAAAAGGTACAATTGATCACTGCCACGTGTTCCTTGCCGCTCAAATAATCAAAACAGTACGAACCAACTATAAGATCGACACGATCGTAAGAGGTACTCGGGACTCGGCATATAATGGAGGAGAGAGCGCTGGTACTTTGGGCGGTCCAATTGCGGTATGAGACTATGACTACCTGCGTGGGTCTAGATTTTACGTATCAGTTTTaactttttggtaaatattttcttttgcaCATTAAGGTACCTATGCATTCTAAACTCTCGAATTAGGTCTGATTTACACTTAACATAATAGAAGCCAGTGACCATGATAAACAATTAACCATCTAGCCGTTTAAATGGGTTAGAGAACTACACGTAATGGATATATTGAAGTGCATGCAAGACCCTTACCTATGAACAACATAGCGTGAATTCAATGATGAGAATGATACTTGTGACTCACTCATTTAGTTACCTCCACATCGTAGTTAGTCGATTCAACAAAGACTGTTGCTTAGATACAGTGTCAGTCTCAAAACATTTTTAGGTTctgtcaaaaatatattaactggatacttaataaattagtgatgcagtttaaaattttaatacatcTAACTTTTCTTTTAACTATAAGAATTAAGTTTGGAAGTATATctaaatatttgaagtttcaggttttagtttttatatttgttttgaaatttcttaaattattttattttagatttggaTTCTATATATTTGACCGCTAAACTTGTGCATGTTAAAAAACTGGTCAACTTTGTTTAGATGATAGTGTTTGAAAATAGTATGTTTGTAAATAGTGATCTCATCTAATTCTACATAGCTGGATCAATCAGccttaattagttttaaaagaaattatgaactagattttgatctgcgCTCTTAAATCccgaatttttaattataaataatgtttgatataaaatagtattttggTTTTGCTGTACATTATTAGGAGTATGATACATAGTCATATTATATTAAAGAAGTAAATGATTTTATGTACTATtagaattatataaatttatgaattagtttatttgagatttttatgTACATTCTTATGTTACACGATATCAGTCTATTTTATAAGATTTACATTTGTTAAGTTGTTGAGatttccactacaagaaaacatattttttactagggcagtattcgttgtaaattcgtcgtaaacgggatgttacgacgaattaacgtcgaaagacgtttcgttgttaaacgtccgtcgtaacggaggtttcgtcgtaaacgactcgttacatttacgacgaaatatattcctcgtaaagcgcagggaaagtattcgtcgtaaatgccacgtaagacttcgtcgtaaagcccacgtaattgtttcgatgtaaagcacacgtaaatactttcgttgtaaatcactcgtaaacatttcgatgtaaaatcctcgtaaatatttcgatgttaatcactcgtaaacattcgatgtaaactccatgtaatgtttacgaggagtttacatcgtttcttattatattattattaattagtatataatagattttaatttatatttaatattcagaatttaaaataatttaaattttaaaacaaaatatgaaattggaaaacatatttttaaaaagtcatacaataatatttaaattcataatacaaacagaaaaaaaaactacatattgtcgaagtagttggtggggttgctcggctgttgacgggttggatcggactcttggggatctcgtggtggcattccaagagcggctcgtctctcactcaacattctctgcataaccgggtttcccacggccatcacgtctagcaaatcctcaagagagtctaaacgaacctgctggctatccatttgagccttctggctatccatttgagccttcatctgagcagtctcttcatcccgtctcgaagtgtatgacgaagttgcccttgcaacttcgttaacagagcctataccgactatccgtcccttctttttaggagccacctataaaatcaaaacatatattaatatagttaattatgttaaaatatttaaaataatgtaaactaaaattttaagttacctcttcgaagattctgtcgacctcttgggtggacaatgtgactggtaatccatcgggagactcctgggttagttgcgtctcccgttcttcaatccgaccagccactgttcggaagagtttctcagatgcaggatccacaaaaactccgtcggatgtggcgtgagtcatcttgaataggtcagacagagaaggtaagactcccgtcttctcgaactacaaaaaaaattaaattaaatattataaattatattaattgaatattttaaaatatatatttaaaacaaaacttacagcttctagacggactcctgcatgaggtttttgtccggttctgtgaagcatgggcaaatgaccatctttatccttcgtccttcgagaagccgagcacgaattggcctttctgatcgaagaggggtgctcccaataggcgatgaggccatcccacacatccgtcgtgagctcagtgggctttccctcatacccgtagatctcccacttgtccttccaatcagagactgtgttgcagaggcgtatctttgcctttgcaacgaattccgccttcaccctctcggtgattcccaaagaccaa
This region of Brassica napus cultivar Da-Ae chromosome C5, Da-Ae, whole genome shotgun sequence genomic DNA includes:
- the LOC106400080 gene encoding probable lipid desaturase ADS3.2, chloroplastic, producing MFVAVHGVPVPVESSWRLPLSDVVVVRKKSAFLERSWNSRDVRKLVRVVGVHLLSLLAPFHFNWSAFKLCLWLSVIIGICITLSYHRNLSHRSFNLPKWLEYLFAYGGVLAFQGAPIEWVSNHRYHHKHCDTQRDPHSPTQGFWFSHITWIFDTGSIFNLCGGYENANDLVREPFYRFLHRTFVLHLMAYALLLYLCGGVPFLVWGIGVATVARLHATFLVNSVCHIWGTRAWNTPDFSKNNWWVAILTLGDGWHNNHHAFQFSARHGLEWWQLDVNWCLIRFLEAIGLATNVKLPTEAQKKRMALI
- the BNAC05G37440D gene encoding uncharacterized protein BNAC05G37440D, coding for MRKGLTKNQEHKNKKMDDNKNIIKALARWCLVLQAIMVSSNTVALKEPDYVNMNITIRNAMTGLLRPEVVYRCQSRRKDYGWHRSTKPGTQFSFPIILIKGESKIPAIHICRFRSALGTATLVIENTYLDAEMCPKSSCAHEATPKGILFRGLEWDFKTVFPKLKPVEYLELPWTPWPNRI